One part of the Enterococcus sp. DIV1094 genome encodes these proteins:
- a CDS encoding YitT family protein, which produces MLVSRFMTVYQRNENLKKIVVILMTGLTAAVALNYFLIPANVFSAGMNGIAQIIASLLSEWVHIDVDTGTFIFLLNIPVFILGFLKVGKRATVLSFINVVCVSVMTTVLPTGQVTDNILMNALVGGVLLGVGVGISLKMGFTTGGMDIISLVLSQTTGKTVGNYMLILNGIIVVAAGFLFNWESALYTIISIYAMTQVIDAIHTSHQKVTAMIVTVKPEEVTAAISQRMVRGMTLLPSVGGYSKREGKMIMMVITRYEMYDLDQIVHEIDEDAFINILPTHSVFGRFANENEQRMYRSTGVFPEIKQTSKKVKTK; this is translated from the coding sequence GTGCTTGTGAGCAGATTCATGACTGTCTATCAAAGAAACGAAAATCTTAAGAAAATAGTGGTTATCTTGATGACCGGTTTGACTGCAGCGGTGGCATTGAATTATTTTCTGATTCCAGCCAACGTCTTTTCTGCAGGAATGAACGGGATCGCCCAAATCATTGCTTCACTATTATCTGAATGGGTTCATATAGATGTCGATACTGGAACATTTATTTTTCTATTGAATATTCCTGTATTTATATTAGGCTTTTTAAAAGTCGGAAAACGTGCAACTGTACTTAGTTTCATCAACGTTGTTTGTGTGTCAGTCATGACAACGGTGTTACCGACAGGACAAGTGACAGATAATATTTTGATGAACGCATTAGTCGGTGGTGTTTTACTTGGTGTGGGTGTCGGTATTTCACTAAAAATGGGTTTTACGACTGGTGGGATGGATATCATTTCATTAGTTCTTTCTCAAACAACAGGAAAAACTGTAGGAAACTACATGCTGATTTTAAATGGGATCATCGTCGTCGCAGCAGGTTTCCTCTTTAATTGGGAAAGTGCCTTATATACGATCATCTCGATCTATGCGATGACCCAAGTCATCGATGCGATCCATACGAGTCATCAAAAAGTGACTGCCATGATCGTGACAGTAAAACCAGAAGAAGTCACAGCTGCAATTTCGCAACGGATGGTGCGTGGAATGACTTTGTTACCTTCAGTAGGTGGATATTCCAAACGTGAAGGAAAAATGATCATGATGGTTATCACACGCTATGAAATGTATGACCTTGATCAGATCGTCCATGAGATCGACGAAGATGCATTTATCAATATTTTACCAACACACTCCGTCTTCGGTCGTTTTGCCAATGAAAATGAACAAAGAATGTATCGTTCAACGGGCGTTTTTCCTGAAATCAAACAAACTTCAAAAAAGGTAAAAACTAAATAA
- a CDS encoding metal-sulfur cluster assembly factor: MSESKWSAEEVDEIKERILTALEMVIDPELGIDIVNLGLIYEIEFDPETGDTVVKMTLTTMGCPLADILTESIHDALKEVPEVTKAEVKLVWYPAWTTDKMSRYARIALGIR, encoded by the coding sequence ATGAGTGAATCAAAATGGTCTGCTGAAGAAGTAGATGAAATCAAAGAGCGAATTCTCACCGCGTTAGAAATGGTGATTGACCCCGAACTAGGAATCGATATCGTGAACCTAGGCTTGATCTATGAAATCGAATTTGACCCTGAAACTGGAGATACTGTCGTTAAAATGACCCTAACAACAATGGGCTGTCCATTAGCCGACATCTTGACCGAATCAATCCACGATGCCTTAAAAGAAGTGCCAGAAGTAACTAAGGCAGAAGTCAAACTAGTTTGGTATCCCGCATGGACGACTGATAAGATGAGTCGTTATGCACGAATTGCGCTAGGGATTCGTTAG